The Metopolophium dirhodum isolate CAU chromosome 4, ASM1992520v1, whole genome shotgun sequence DNA window atattttgttaaaactaggtgttattatttttatattttgttttattttcattttaaaagggttgttatgtttttattttattttaagaaatatttgtattctttattttttttttgtatttaatgtaaaacgtGTAGtttgtttataacaaaatatctaCAATTTCAGATATATGGATGGCAattttttgtaacattttagtaaatgttactatacttaaataattaaaatgtatgtatacatcttgttaaatgttaatcttgtttttaattaaaatgaaataccggtgttataatatgatgtacctatatttcaacatgttattatattgttatttaaaccatttttagtatttatgtaatatgtcTCCTgcaacaataactttttttcaaatcataataatatttaaataaattaaattatgtacttgTTTGTTAAAAACTAACAtgatatattctatttttttttaaatctcaattactgaatattcaataattataatatcataattaactTACCTTAGAGTGAGAGCGAGTTTTTCCTCCGGTGATATTGGTCTTTTAACTCTGTTACTTGGACGTCTTTTTATATCATctttaatataatctaatatataattgaatagttCAAGTGATACCCTAAAATATGCACGAAATCTAATTTCGTTATCTATAAGGCGTctttcaactaaaatattataacatcctTCTCTACTTCGTTCAATAAACATTTCGTCCTCTTCATCCCTGAAATAATTTGCAAGTAGCAACAGTTCTTCGTCAGCTTCgtcttctaaaatattataaagcgtCAACACGTCCATTTTGGCGAAGAACTGGACACCAACTGACAAATATTTTCATCACGCACTCATAATCACGCACTGTGTAGCAAAACATCATCACGCAACACGCATCACGCATCACGCAAGTTTGATCGCGCAATAGCGCATCGCGCACCACGCAATCACGGATGCGTGGTTGTAGGAAACCACGGCTTGATTGCGTGGTGCGCGATGCGTGATGCGTGATCGCGCAAAAGTTGAAACCATGAAAAACCATATTTGTGTTTATCAATAATTCACGCACGTGAATATTCACGCGCGCGATTGTCGATTCACGCACGTCAATCGCGCAACAGTCGCTAGTAGAGCAACATTTGCGTGTCACGCAGCGGAggacgaaaatattttatacccttctataatattataatatatttattattatttattatataatataaattgtatttaaatatttattgcttaTAATAACTGCATATATtactcaaattataaattagtaggtaAGTATCAATTCCatacatttcatttaaaaacatgCTTATTCATTGACAAAGTGCAAATCATTgccaaattcaataaatattttagatcattcattagttttcaaaaaaagtatGGAGTCAAAATCATTTAACTCCATAGACGACGAAAAGCTTATTGAATGTGTCCGAAATTATCCTGTTTTGTACAAATTAAGCGACAAAAATTACAAGGATAATTCAGTCAAAGAGAACGCCTGGAAAGAAATTTCACACTTCGTAGGAAAAAATGGTATGTATTATTGGAtaaagattattaaaataattaatagccaATATAATTAaactctttaaatatttattattatgattgtatcaAATTTAGATTcggaatttcatattatttatattatatggcgACTCTTGGGTTTTTAGTGAGGCGTAGTGCACAAtcaaataatgcatttttaaataatataaggaaaatatggagtttatttttaaattaaataatattataagagaatacaagaaaaaataaatatttattctactttattctaaaattaccaaataaaataaaacaaaacaaaattgaaattatagaaaatacttttaaaaatagcccaatgtatacaataatattatttcaattagttCGTGTGACGTGTTTTTGCTGCCAGCTCACTGATCCTATCCtgctattaaaataatctttaaaagttTCCCTGACTCGAAAAGCTTCATGTGTTGCATTTCCCCCTATTGCACTTAATTGTATCATGTTCGTTTGTACGTCCGTTATGGGATCTTTTTCTGTTGAATCTGTAGGACACACCATTCGTTCATCTCGTAATAGATTATGGATAATACACGATGCCATTATTAAGTTGTCTACTGTCTCAGGAAGAATATTAATTGGAGTAAAAAATACTCGAAAATTTTGACACATAATTCCAAACGTATTTTCCGTTGTTCTTCGCGCTCGACTTAAACGATAATTAAAAATGGCTTTCGTTTGATCTGTTTTCGATTGATTTCGAGGATAGGGCCTCATCATTGTTTCCGTTAATTTAAACGCTTCATCACCAACAAATACATGAGGCACGACTATATCAGTATTTGGTAAGCACTCTGGGTctggaaatttaaattttccggTTGAAATCAATTTTCCCAAATTTGATTTAGGGAAAATTCCTGCATCTCCTTCTTTTCCATATGACCCTATGTCGACCACTAGAAACTTGTTATTCGCATCACATAAAGCCAATAGAACAacggaaaaaaatgatttaaaattaaaatacagtgATCCAGAGCTATCAGGGCAAACGATCCTTATGTGTTTCCCGTCAATAGCGCCGCAGCAATTCGGAAAATTCCACATTTCATAGAAATCATTggatactttttttaaactatgttCGGTAGGTTCTggcattgttatatttttcaatcgGTTACAAATAGCTACAAGTACTTCCTTTATAATGGTACTTATCCAGCTGTGCGATATTCTGAACTGAAATGAAAGAGATCTGTAACTCTCTCCGGTTGCTAAAAatctgtaaaatgtaaatacatttaaattatttttagtaaacgaCTGCAAAACACGTTGGCGTACAGTAAGAGAttcgtacaaaaaaaatatgaaaaaacgtaAATTAGGTACTGGTTCAGCAGCTCCGACAAAATCAAAGTATAACGATGATGCATTAAGTTTCTTAAACAACATTGAAGATGAAAGAAGgtaaaaaccattattattattaagctactttatacgtatatgtatatatattataaatgtatttaaatttttaatcaacatttcataaaattcggagataacattttattttgagatTAATTgttgtagtataaaaatattttatttttttaactaaatagtaaatactacaaCGAGTAGTAAAGTCTATTAATTTTTACCTTTTATCCATATTTttgtatcttttttatttttattaatatttaaacaaatacataaaatggtattactttaaaataattcagaATTACCACaagaatatttcaataatttctgaattcgattattttttattaaataacacaaattaattttagaacttacataatattaatgatgaaaattatgagtttaaaatttaaatatatactagtAAGTGTATATcgagatttgaaaaaaaaacacacaccattgtaGATCCAATAACTTCTTCGTTTCACTGAGAATCTTAAACATCCACCCAAAATGCAAAAATGCTACCACCCCGaccagttttagattctgagcgaagcgatgaatgtattgattttacaatgatgtgtgttttagattctgagcgaagcaatgaatgtattgattctacaatgatgtgtgtttttttttttatttttttatttttgtgtctgtcatcaccttttaggacagtaaaagtgcttggattttcttcaatagtaacttttctgataggaaagtgaatctagttggtactttggggggtcaaaagtaaaaatttcccagtagttttcacaagcgacgtcaaaaacaaaagaaaaattaaggaaaaacgggaatttttacgcaaaatctgttttcgagaaaatcgattttggtttttggtgtaactctaaaacaaatgaccgtagggacatgaaattttgactaaatgtttatattagcattttctatacaccataaaatttacaaaatattttgactctttttgagctgtttacggccattgtcagttttcaatttttttagtttttttttctataaatatcaataaaaatttatctgttgagtaaaaaagcttgaaaatttaatagaaggctcctaggttattgtttcaaaggcagatgaaaaaaattgaaaatccttagtcacagtttttatttataagcatttaaagttcaaattttgacaaaatacggaaaaatcacgaaaaatagcaaattattttgagttgagaattcataaaaatttttctttttaaatataagatttgaaaatgtaatatatgaacaaaaaatgtctacaagaaacttaaattaaatttttatgagcgtctgaaatttatatttttacaacatttgatatttactcgatttctcatgtaacaattttcttattttattgtaattaaaaaacgaatgactgtagatacttgaaaatttcactgaatgtttatattagcattttctatacaccataaaattttgaaaatattttgactctttttgagctgtttacggacattgtcagttttcaatttttttagtttttttttctataaatatcaataaatttttatttgttgggtaaaaaagcgtgaaaattgaatataaggctcctgatatatcgttctaatagcatttgaaaaatattaaaaatacataggcacaatttttttttataagcatttaaagttcaaatgttgacaacatttatgaaatttataatttattaattattttgtggttaaaaatttataaatttttaacttttatggctaaggattgaaaatttaaaacaaggctccacgtaaataggttataattaaattactttattcacaataatatcatcaaatatacttgggaaaatcataggctgactgaccgttttcgctcagaatcgtttttcttatacaatgatattatatcattgaattcaaatttaacaccatccattacagtgacccacttgtaacctactgtacagcagagcgacatccacttatccacctttttttatattactgcttaaaattcaaacatcttatgatttataaaattatttctagaaCTAAGTCGAACATTGCCTACAATGAAAACTTAAACTATTCAGAGGTTATGGAAAATGAAAGTTTTAATCAAACTGCGGAGTCAgaagaaaattgtttttctaataattCTGGTCAAGTTTCATTAGAAACAGATAATTCGATAGTCGATCAACCACTGGAAAATGAAATACGTGATAGTTTGACAGACAGATTTCGAAAACCGtatgaaaaaccaaaaaaaattggaacAAAGGATAAGATAATTGAGGAAATTAAGAAAGGGCGAGAGGAGCGTTTGGCGGCGTTAAAAGAGATGAGACTAGGCGAATTATGTAATGAtccaattcaaattttttttaaaagcatggCTTCGACAGTGGCAACATTTCCCCCAGAATTGGCCGTAGAAGCAAAAACTagggtttttaatattatttccgaaTTGGAATTACGCGCAATAAAGGAAAAGGCTTCGAATACAACTTCCGTAGAACCAATTGTACCGGTATCGCCTATTCCATCAAAACAAATAGTTCCGACAATATTTGTCGAAGAAGATTCTTCGAGTTCTGCAACTTCTGCAACAAGCAGTGTTTCATGCCCTACCACAGCTGCAAACTCCA harbors:
- the LOC132943291 gene encoding uncharacterized protein LOC132943291; this translates as MESKSFNSIDDEKLIECVRNYPVLYKLSDKNYKDNSVKENAWKEISHFVGKNVNDCKTRWRTVRDSYKKNMKKRKLGTGSAAPTKSKYNDDALSFLNNIEDERRTKSNIAYNENLNYSEVMENESFNQTAESEENCFSNNSGQVSLETDNSIVDQPLENEIRDSLTDRFRKPYEKPKKIGTKDKIIEEIKKGREERLAALKEMRLGELCNDPIQIFFKSMASTVATFPPELAVEAKTRVFNIISELELRAIKEKASNTTSVEPIVPVSPIPSKQIVPTIFVEEDSSSSATSATSSVSCPTTAANSSYAFLQYYNNDY
- the LOC132943288 gene encoding uncharacterized protein LOC132943288, translated to MDVLTLYNILEDEADEELLLLANYFRDEEDEMFIERSREGCYNILVERRLIDNEIRFRAYFRVSLELFNYILDYIKDDIKRRPSNRVKRPISPEEKLALTLRFLATGESYRSLSFQFRISHSWISTIIKEVLVAICNRLKNITMPEPTEHSLKKVSNDFYEMWNFPNCCGAIDGKHIRIVCPDSSGSLYFNFKSFFSVVLLALCDANNKFLVVDIGSYGKEGDAGIFPKSNLGKLISTGKFKFPDPECLPNTDIVVPHVFVGDEAFKLTETMMRPYPRNQSKTDQTKAIFNYRLSRARRTTENTFGIMCQNFRVFFTPINILPETVDNLIMASCIIHNLLRDERMVCPTDSTEKDPITDVQTNMIQLSAIGGNATHEAFRVRETFKDYFNSRIGSVSWQQKHVTRTN